One window of the Thunnus albacares chromosome 3, fThuAlb1.1, whole genome shotgun sequence genome contains the following:
- the spag5 gene encoding sperm-associated antigen 5: MSSRKSSSSRQDSPSSRSRQRTPMRSLENEWLHLSTPSSRFKSKSRLSTDFVKTSKGDVPPCDPEPHLPSPPTKVIQTNAPSTDNTACGLGDVTFKSFICAGGEVEISCPSECAGESIVLLKDQTMNNTCESEDTAISESMIVQSCNDHIEHPYHNPERRDASSVDIDAERPCEIQNISLASGDLDGKQTTQEFKVFQEDWSRENDVTWKSFVCDGGEVVVSDVTRLQDETIPLPKGELGELLQDNSVNSSIVFDCGQLCQAEHADHPYSSSEKCVVPVITHLTTFSETQSDSEKPGLSDVTFKSFNCTGGEIEISDGTKMADETVPLPADQTATSSESCNHGIDPSALAGDDDDNDHLDHPYCNTEKYPPTLSGDLPKAQEPCSPHALEEVEPSSLVVPEEQTGRQDGVTFGSFISTQGEGELSGGIQLTEKTSPLLKDQAVICQLQDDNNVPTHITQDHIQDNYEQSNSHVENDEAVLDADPPAVSASSLINTSLKALDNEPVQLEVQQTPQKHSMHADDSALPSLLHKTESADCSNLVASAETLTPGEVQQHPERDSQMHSSRGPSESSEAKDSALGSSGNGPLPCNAVEIPRTETLPDVLKVLSECPSVASVLQLGILSPVIRRASLSVFKAQRDLEKDQRALDQFLMDDSALDGEKSFLAPANVDPRGLWAEHLESPMPRPLFNSTALGFKSQPGAVTEPADNLDVKPCAALQSEAVKPVLDIPMILDGPLQQQLRQMAEFLILASGKMDPTAVSAPFSGPVPPPAAPAVTSARATPAESHSICVGTSPVKLVDHSLNTSGQFERKREFSVDDACTLTDPLLWNVPAGSLECLPREELEQRLRSSMIMVEALVQQLAVARAHGSPSVGPAPSELREKLVQTDHTELSQTTMYRGLYMEALSRIGDLELDGSSLQNLIQCMQDMRVTMTSLSCDTDAALSNMKEMGDIVREDHQSLASHYGEMRSLFEKSKETQTRMMQKVKDVLQQRDNMQTQMEEAFNVKEAALNTMEQLRRNCATEISELQKSVGSQQELLDALKTTYPEQVALNKVYTEIMDSASGLLSQTVEEQSRLMQELCTVRGLLRKTTPMLMKLNEKAVAALRERDEYIAERDQAVEEREQIEEELNQANLNLQNAREQIGDFNLQVTILTSEMGVLRQKLTERDEERAQLERKVTELSATVSSTLASYTFLEQALGAETTKLQESWKDIQQSKDRAAVLETSLDQSEQRVRELSQALAQSEEQLGQLQELSQSQSTQIQQLQDVCTQLSNVQEMNEFLQMENELVREQVADSEQMLKANLQSLRERNIQCEDLKAELGQLQIENKSLQEELETTRVRASTTQLELREKLAQAVTEITLLHHTLRGLTNQLHAALNEEKSEPRRDKESQPVNNVERRHPSSSFIDSIMVALTAEKEEDLKTETPAEPVPSDMAEPQCDTLFSETSAFTRIAAVTPKKNLNAAEFEPEEEQSNAAELLADLGSTVTELVSTLKLLQQRKNAQLEELHNTICGLQVEQQAANTRHEAEVSDLKHQLSRFNRLVEKGNQALQQKTQDEKTIMKLMADINEAQDLLTKHKTDNNELRKDVVELRRSLQQSQVESQFLREELRKAGGQSAKPAHFMEEKIQLLKEVERLKLSVQEVEQARGKLLERAKRHQIIYQTNQQKSENELLLLNTMINKVRETLLSLPDAVKNCEQLQRLVEYIG, from the exons ATGTCCTCCAGGAAGTCAAGTTCCAGTAGGCAAGACTCG CCTTCAAGCAGATCTAGACAGCGTACCCCTATGAGAAGTCTGGAGAATGAATGGTTGCATCTGTCAACTCCATCATCAAGGTTCAAATCAAAATCACGGCTCAGTACGGATTTTGTGAAAACATCAAAG GGTGATGTTCCTCCATGTGACCCAGAGCCCCATTTGCCCTCTCCTCCAACCAAAGTGATACAAACCAATGCTCCCAGTACTGATAATACAGCCTGTGGACTTGGAGATGTaacatttaaatcttttatCTGTGCTGGTGGTGAGGTTGAGATTTCATGCCCTTCAGAATGTGCAGGAGAGAGCATTGTTTTGCTTAAGGACCAGACTATGAATAACACCTGTGAATCAGAGGATACAGCCATATCTGAAAGTATGATTGTGCAGTCATGCAATGACCACATAGAACATCCGTACCACAATcctgagaggagagatgctTCTTCGGTCGACATTGACGCAGAACGTCCCTGTGAAATCCAAAACATTTCACTGGCCTCTGGAGACTTGGATGGTAAACAGACCACACAAGAATTCAAAGTTTTTCAGGAGGACTGGAGCAGAGAGAACGATGTCACTTGGAAATCCTTCGTCTGTGATGGAGGTGAGGTGGTAGTTTCAGATGTCACCAGACTACAAGATGAGACCATTCCTCTGCCCAAAGGAGAGCTTGGAGAGCTTTTACAAGACAACAGTGTAAATTCAAGCATCGTCTTTGACTGCGGCCAGTTGTGTCAAGCAGAACATGCTGATCATCCCTACTCCAGCAGTGAAAAGTGTGTTGTTCCTGTCATCACTCACCTCACCACCTTTTCTGAGACCCAAAGTGATTCTGAAAAGCCTGGATTGAGTGATGTAACCTTCAAATCATTTAACTGCACTGGGGGTGAGATCGAAATTTCAGATGGCACCAAAATGGCAGATGAGACGGTTCCTCTACCAGCTGACCAAACTGCGACAAGCAGTGAGTCATGCAATCATGGTATAGATCCAAGCGCTTTAgctggtgatgatgatgataatgatcaCTTAGATCACCCATACTGTAATACTGAAAAATATCCTCCAACTTTAAGTGGCGACCTCCCCAAAGCCCAGGAACCATGCAGCCCTCATGCGCTGGAAGAGGTAGAACCAAGTAGCTTGGTGGTACCTGAAGAGCAGACTGGCAGGCAAGATGGTGTCACATTTGGCTCTTTCATCAGCACACAAGGTGAGGGTGAACTATCAGGAGGCATCCAGTTGACTGAGAAGACTTCCCCTTTACTTAAGGACCAGGCTGTGATCTGCCAACTCCAGGATGACAACAATGTACCTACTCACATCACACAGGATCACATCCAAGACAACTATGAACAATCTAACAGCCATGTGGAAAATGATGAAGCTGTCTTAGATGCTGACCCACCAGCTGTCAGTGCATCTTCACTGATAAACACATCTTTAAAGGCTTTAGATAACGAACCTGTTCAATTAGAAGTCCAACAAACACCACAAAAACACTCCATGCATGCTGATGACAGTGCGTTGCCGTCTTTGCTACATAAAACAGAGTCCGCTGACTGCAGCAATCTTGTGGCTTcagcagagactctcacacCTGGGGAAGTGCAGCAGCATCCAGAACGTGATTCTCAAATGCATTCTAGCAGAGGACCCTCTGAATCCAGTGAGGCGAAAGACAGTGCTCTTGGTTCATCTGGAAATGGACCACTTCCATGTAACGCTGTAGAAATACCTCGTACAGAGACCCTCCCTGATGTTTTGAAAGTGCTGTCTGAATGTCCCTCAGTAGCATCAGTTTTGCAGTTGGGAATCCTCAGTCCTGTTATAAGGAGAGCTTCTCTATCTGTATTTAAGGCTCAAAGAGATCTGGAGAAAGATCAAAGAGCTCTGGACCAGTTTTTGATGGATGATTCTGCTCTCGACGGTGAGAAGAGCTTTTTGGCCCCTGCTAACGTTGACCCCCGAGGGTTATGGGCAGAACACTTGGAGAGCCCCATGCCTCGTCCTCTCTTCAACTCTACTGCTTTAGGTTTCAAGTCCCAGCCAGGTGCAGTCACAGAGCCAGCTGACAATTTGGATGTGAAGCCCTGCGCAGCGCTTCAGTCAGAAGCGGTGAAGCCGGTCCTGGATATCCCTATGATTCTAGATGgtcctctgcagcagcagctgcggCAGATGGCAGAGTTCCTCATCCTTGCATCAGGAAAGATGGACCCTACTGCTGTCTCTGCTCCCTTCTCTGGTCCTGTCCCACCTCCTGCTGCCCCTGCGGTCACATCAGCAAGAGCTACTCCTGCAGAATCCCACAGCATCTGTGTGGGCACCAGTCCTGTGAAACTGGTAGACCATAGCCTCAATACATCTGGCCAGtttgaaagaaaaagggagTTCTCTGTGGATGATGCCTGCACTCTTACCGATCCTCTCCTGTGGAA TGTACCTGCAGGCAGCCTGGAGTGTCTCCCCCGAGAAGAGCTGGAGCAGAGATTAAGGTCTAGCATGATCATGGTGGAAGCCTTGGTGCAGCAGTTGGCTGTAGCCAGAGCACATGGAAGTCCTTCTGTTGGCCCAGCGCCTTCAGAGCTCAGGGAGAAGCTAGTGCAGACAGACCACACTGAACTCAGCCAG ACCACAATGTACAGAGGTCTATATATGGAGGCTTTGAGTCGGATTGGTGATTTGGAGCTTGATGGAAGTTCACTACAGAACCTCATCCAGTGTATGCAGGACATGAGGGTCACCATG ACTTCTTTGTCTTGTGACACGGATGCTGCTCTCTCTAACATGAAGGAAATGGGAGACATTGTCAGAGAAGACCATCAAAGCCTTGCTTCACAT TACGGTGAGATGAGGTCTTTATTTGAGAAGTCAAAGGAGACACAGACACGAATGATGCAGAAGGTCAAAGATGTTCTTCAGCAAAGAGATAACATGCAGACACAGATGGAGGAGGCCTTCAATGTTAAGGAGGCG GCTTTAAATACGATGGAACAGCTGAGGAGAAACTGTGCCACAGAAATCTCAGAGCTGCAGAAGAGTGTCGGGTCTCAGCAAGAACTCCTGGATGCCCTAAAGACAACCTACCCAGAACAG GTTGCGTTAAACAAGGTGTACACTGAAATAATGGACTCTGCTTCTGGTCTTTTGTCCCAAACTGTGGAGGAGCAATCCAGATTGATGCAAGAA CTCTGCACAGTCAGGGGCCTTCTGCGGAAGACTACTCCCATGCTCATGAAGCTGAATGAAAAAGCAGTGGCTGctttgagagaaagagatgagtaCATCGCCGAAAGAGACCAAGCTgttgaagagagagagcag ATTGAGGAGGAGTTGAACCAAGCTAATTTGAATCTCCAAAATGCCAGAGAACAGATTGGTGATTTCAATCTGCAAGTGACAATTCTGACTTCAg AGATGGGAGTGCTGCGTCAGAAGCTAACAGAACGAGATGAAGAGCGGGCTCAGCTGGAGAGGAAGGTGACTGAGCTGTCTGCCACGGTTTCCTCCACATTGGCCTCGTACACCTTCCTGGAGCAGGCCCTCGGTGCTGAGACCACTAA gTTGCAGGAGTCATGGAAGGACATCCAGCAATCCAAGGACAGGGCTGCTGT GTTGGAGACGTCACTGGACCAGTCGGAGCAACGTGTGCGTGAGTTGAGTCAGGCTCTGGCTCAGAGCGAGGAGCAGCTCGGTCAGCTGCAGGAACTCTCACAATCTCAGAGCACGCAGATCCAGCAGCTTCAGGATGTTTGTACACAACTCAGCAACGTGCAGGAAATGAACGAG TTCTTACAGATGGAGAACGAGTTGGTGAGGGAGCAGGTGGCTGATAGCGAACAAATGCTGAAGGCCAATCTGCAGAGCCTCCGGGAGAGGAACATCCAGTGTGAGGACCTAAAAGCAGAACTTGGTCAACTTCA GATTGAGAACAAGAGTTTGCAGGAAGAGCTGGAAACCACAAGAGTCAGAGCCAGCACAACCCAGCTGGAGCTCAGAGAGAAGCTCGCTCAAGCCGTCACCGAAATCACTTTGCTGCATCACACACTGCGAGGACTGACCAACCAGCTACATGCAGCTCTTAATGAGGAG AAATCAGAACCACGGAGAGATAAAGAGTCTCAACCAGTTAACAACGTGGAGCGTCGTCATCCCTCCAGCTCCTTTATAGACAGCATCATGGTTGCATTAACTGCAGAGAAGGAAGAAGACTTGAAAACAGAGACACCTGCTGAACCAG TTCCTTCAGACATGGCTGAGCCCCAGTGCGACACTTTGTTCAGTGAGACGAGCGCCTTCACCCGCATTGCAGCCGTCACCCCTAAAAAGAATTTGAACGCAGCAGAGTTTGAACCAGAAGAGGAGCAGAGCAATGCGGCAGAGCTGCTGGCTGACCTGGGCAGCACGGTCACAGAGCTCGTCAGCACCCTGAAGTTGTTGCAGCAGCGCAAGAACgctcagctggaggagctgcatAACACCAT CTGTGGCCTGCAGGTGGAGCAGCAGGCTGCAAACACAAGACACGAGGCCGAGGTGTCGGATTTAAAGCATCAACTTAGCCGTTTTAACCGTCTGGTTGAGAAGGGCAATCAGGCACTGCAGCAGAAAACGCAG GATGAGAAAACAATAATGAAGTTGATGGCAGACATAAATGAAGCCCAAGACCTTCTAACTAAACACAAGACTGACAATAAT GAATTACGGAAAGATGTGGTTGAGCTCCGTCGATCTCTCCAGCAGTCACAGGTGGAGTCTCAATTCCTGCGGGAGGAGTTGAGGAAAGCTGGTGGCCAATCAGCTAAGCCAGCGCATTTCATGGAAGAGAAGATCCAGTTATTGAAAGAG GTAGAGAGACTGAAGTTGAGCGTTCAGGAAGTGGAGCAGGCCAGAGGTAAACTCCTCGAAAGAGCAAAAAGACAT caAATCATCTACCAGACCAACCAGCAGAAAAGTGAGAATGAACTTCTCCTGTTAAACACCATGATCAATAAAGTCCGAGAG ACGTTGCTGTCCTTGCCAGACGCTGTGAAGAATTGTGAGCAACTCCAACGACTTGTTGAATACATCGGCTGA